From the genome of Amylibacter sp. IMCC11727:
AACCGTCTCCAGGGTTCGAATCCCTGTCTGTCCGCCATCACCCCTAAATCCAGTTCTAAAACGGCTTTTAGCCCGCGAAAGCCCGTTGTTTTTCAGGGGCTTTGCGGGCCTGAATCAAGTCACTTTGTGTGACACTCGGCGGACGTGAAACTCAATCTTCATCTTCAACGAACACCGCGGAATAAATCGCATATCCGCCCCCGCATAAACCCAATCCGATCAACAGCACGCCAGAAGGCGTCATGCCGATGGTTTCGATAAGCCAGTTTTGAATGCTCATGAACAATCGGCCTTTGCGGCCTCCCACAACCATCGGGTCATTGATCCACAGAAAATAGCCAATCAAAACAAAGGCCGCACCAAACGCAAATCCTGCAAGGGTGCTCAAAAGTCTATGTAGCATTGTTAATCCAGTTCTTCTTTGTGTTAAATGTTTGCCGCACCGAAAGGCTGCGGCGGTGGTTAATCCATTTCGTGCTTACCAATGCGGGGCAGGGGGGCAGCACAAACCAAACCCGCACCCTCTGCCCGTTAATTGCGTCTTTCACCTTCTTGACGGCAAATTTCATCGCCCCGCTCGATTGTCATACCTGCAGGCACATGTGTTGCGCGGTCCCAAAGCACATGGCGCTGCGTATAAAGCTGACAGGTGACAACACCCTGCTCAGTGGTCACCGCAACCGGAGCCGTTTCATAGGCGGATTGGTCGACACAAGCTGCTGTTCCCAAAAGGGCAGCCACAGCGGTCAAACGGGTCAATGGTGCAATCATAAAAGGGTCCTTTGAAATTGCGCGCTTCACCACATCGCATCAAAACAAGCGTAAAGAGCGGCGCCGATGGCGGTTCCAATAAAAAAGCCGACGGTGAATGTGATCATGGATTTGCGTCCTTTGAGCGGTGAATTTGTTTGCCTGTGTGATCCGTCGACGTCTTGTCACTTGGGCGCATCTCGCCCCACGATCTGTAATGGTCCAACAGGGCGAGCCCGACAGCACCCGCCACCCCGCCCGAAGCGCATCCCAAGGCAAAATCGATCATGATGGCACATGCTGATCACGCGATGCAGCCACCCATGCTGGCGGTGCGCTATTGCTTTGCTCAAACGCAGACCAGCTGATATCGACACCGGCAAGTTTCGTGTCTTGCCAGGTGTGGGCGGTCACAACAAATCCCGTTACCGCGGCATCGCTCACACGAAGTTTCAAGCGCAGGTTTTGCGCGTGGGATGCGTCCACCCCCATCAGGTTAACCTGTACCAACGGCACACGACGCAGCGGTTTGGTAAAGGCGATGAACACATTCAAATGCCGGTCTCCATCCCCATTCCACATGAAATCATCTGGGTTTACATGGCGGAACAATTCCCCTTGTCCCAAAACCAATGTGGTTTGCGCAGACAAAGAAATTCGGTGCTGAACATGCAATTGGCGGTGCGTCACAGCACGCAACGATTTGGGGGTAAACGGGTGTATATCTGAAATCGGCTCTGACATCGTTTCCTCTTAATTTCTGTGGGCCCGCGACGAAGCTAGGTTTGGGGGTAAGCGATCGTCGCGGGCGCACTGTCGGAAGTTCGCCTAAAGCGATGGAGGGGTCGCCAAGAAACGCGCAAAGCGAGTAAGCCCACCAATGAACTCCCGACACCCCACCCCTAAACGGCGTGAAGAAGGGCCTGCACTTCATAGTTCCGCAGAACCTGACGCGCAGTTTGTGGTAATTGGGTTCCAGCCCGATCAAGCTCTGGAAACAGCATCTTGATCTCCTGTCGGCTGGCATAAGACAGCGCATCAAAGCTCTGCTTACCCAGATGCAAACTCTCGGCCATGGCCCCTTCGGCATAGATGATCTCGTGATTGTCAAAAAGGATGTGGAAATACTCCACCGCGCCGCCTTCGATGATGCGCACCGAGCAATCATTGACCAAGGATTTTGCGGGCACGAACACCTCGTGCTCGCCAAACATCAGCTCGGCCTTGGCCCCGCGCAACACCATACGATGCTGCTGAGAAACCCAAAGATCACGGTCATTCTCCAGCGCACCCGCACGGATGCGAACCGGCGCACAAGCCCCTCTTGCAGACCGTTTAGCAGACCCAATCCACCGCACTGTCTGGGGCCCGTGATCCAAGGTCTCAACCCGCGATCCAACCCGCAAATTTTCAACCAGAACATCCCCGCCAGGCGTAAGAATATGCGTCCCACGGGCAAAGCAGGGGACAATGTCTGAATAAGAAACTTCCCCCCAAGAGAAATCTTCATTGTGCGGCGGGTTCCGACTGTTAACCGTCGGTAGCCAGTCAATTGTATCTCCAGGGCTAACTGGCGTGGTGAAAACCCAGCCAAGCGCATCTGACACGCTTTGAGGTGATGCAGATCCCGTCGTCAGCAGAAAGGCTCTTCCAAATTCACCTGTGGTGTCATTGTAGATTTCGATGCTGAAAAACCCCTGAATAGGAGTCGATGTACCGTCGATAACTTGTTGTGAGTTATCAACGAACGAGCCATTCTAAGCGCCAGGGTCAGTGTCGTTTATGAAGGCATCGTCGTCCAAAATATCGACAACGTTAAATGAGCCAACCGTCGATGTGCCTGACACATTGTACATCGCGGATTCGCCCGTATAGCTCCAAAATGGATTGACTGTCGGGGCATACACATGGACCGAATAAACTGGCATTATAATCCCCCTCCGCATGCGCTGAGTGGGCTTAGATGACAGTGCGCACCCCAAGGTGCCGAATTGACAGATTTATTGAGGATAATTTTCGAAAGAAAATTCGTCTCCCCACCGCAGAAAAAGACCCTGGGCATACATTTACTCCATTATACGCAGCGAGACCCCGTTCAGAGTCCCCGCTGTCTGCACCGAATTTCGGCACATTGTTCCACCTTGCCCGTGCAAAGCATCTGTCTGTCGCTCCAACAGACGGCTCAGCCCCTCACCCCCGATTTCGAAACAGTCGCAATCACGCGGCTGCAAAAGTCGGACTAGAACTGTGATAGGATGCGGATTTACTGTGGTCTTTGATAATGTCGTGCAATTTCAGATAATTACGCGGAATTGTCGTCAAACTGATTAAAATTGCCTGAAATAAATTTCCGCACGATTTGCGCAAAAATAACCTTTCCAAGGCTCATTCTTATTCGCGAATTGCACTGCGCAAATTTGAGGAAACTCTGACCTTCTTCGCGCAAATTTGGTGTAAAATTTCAGGTTTTCACGACAAATCGCCCTGCTTTGAAACGATTTTTATTAATTTTGCGCAGGAGTTGAATAGATGTAAGCTGAGTGGGATCGATATAAAATTGGGGAGCAAAGACATCGTGTTCGGCGAATCAATTGCACAACAATTCGCAATTCAATTTCGACGGTTGTACCTTGAAACGATCAGCTCGGGTGACATTGACGCAAAGACCGCGTGGCGGCTGGCCAACTATGTGAACTTTGCCCTTTGGACATCCCGCGAGGCTGTGACAACAAGCATAATGGTGCTTGGCGTATTCTTTGTTGCTATGCCACTCGGAAGCGAGGTTTTGCCCCTTGCGACACGCCTCATGTACTTTGCCTTCACCGCTGTAACGATGTTCGCTGGCCTGTTTGTTGTGCTGATCCCGTTGCACTTTCTGCGCATTAAAAAGCTCATCAGCAGCAAGGTGTCCCTTGGGTTGGCCGCACTCTTTGGCGTGTTGTTTTCCTCGGCTTGCTTCGTTTTCTGGCGGGATCTGCTGAACTTGAACCTTGGATTTACCTTTACTGAGATCGCATTGCGAATTTCGCCGCTCATCCTTGTGACCTTTGGTGTTGGCTTTGCGATTTCCCCGTACACAAGCAACCGTCTTATGCGGCGTCATAACCTGACCAGCCTAACCAGCCTCATCAATGAAAAGAAACGCGGGCAGTTGATCTCTATTTCCGCACAAGATCACTATGTTGCCATCACAACCTCAACCGGCACAGACCTCACTCGGATGACATTGGCCGCCGCAATTGCCCTTGTGGAACCTGGGATCGGTTTGCAAATACATCGTTCTCATTGGATTGCGATTTCAGCCATCAAAACAGTGAATGAACAAAACCGAACCGTAGAGCTGATCAACGGCGAAATCCTTCCCATTTCGGCACAGCATTTGCCAAACCTCACGCTAGAAATCAGCCGCAAGGATTCCTATTCGCAACAGGAACTGTTGTTCGCACGTGACATCGCCGAAGTGGACATCCTGACGAAAATGCTCAAATCCAACCAGGATGCACGGGCCGATCTCGACAAAATGTTCCTCGAAGTCTTTCAGGGCAAGCCGTTGAACGAAATGCAACGTCTGCGCCAAGCCTTTCAAATCTATCGGGTCAGCATGACCGCGCCCGTTTTCATCTTGATGCAGTTGGCGTTGTTTTGTGGTCTGGCATTCATGGGCACCTACGGTCTTTATGATCTTGCGTGGTATCAACCGCCAATATTCTGGACGTTAGGATACCTGTTATGCTGGATTGTAACGATCCCAAC
Proteins encoded in this window:
- a CDS encoding H-type lectin domain-containing protein; its protein translation is MSEPISDIHPFTPKSLRAVTHRQLHVQHRISLSAQTTLVLGQGELFRHVNPDDFMWNGDGDRHLNVFIAFTKPLRRVPLVQVNLMGVDASHAQNLRLKLRVSDAAVTGFVVTAHTWQDTKLAGVDISWSAFEQSNSAPPAWVAASRDQHVPS
- a CDS encoding Hint domain-containing protein, with product MSDALGWVFTTPVSPGDTIDWLPTVNSRNPPHNEDFSWGEVSYSDIVPCFARGTHILTPGGDVLVENLRVGSRVETLDHGPQTVRWIGSAKRSARGACAPVRIRAGALENDRDLWVSQQHRMVLRGAKAELMFGEHEVFVPAKSLVNDCSVRIIEGGAVEYFHILFDNHEIIYAEGAMAESLHLGKQSFDALSYASRQEIKMLFPELDRAGTQLPQTARQVLRNYEVQALLHAV
- a CDS encoding LytTR family DNA-binding domain-containing protein yields the protein MFGESIAQQFAIQFRRLYLETISSGDIDAKTAWRLANYVNFALWTSREAVTTSIMVLGVFFVAMPLGSEVLPLATRLMYFAFTAVTMFAGLFVVLIPLHFLRIKKLISSKVSLGLAALFGVLFSSACFVFWRDLLNLNLGFTFTEIALRISPLILVTFGVGFAISPYTSNRLMRRHNLTSLTSLINEKKRGQLISISAQDHYVAITTSTGTDLTRMTLAAAIALVEPGIGLQIHRSHWIAISAIKTVNEQNRTVELINGEILPISAQHLPNLTLEISRKDSYSQQELLFARDIAEVDILTKMLKSNQDARADLDKMFLEVFQGKPLNEMQRLRQAFQIYRVSMTAPVFILMQLALFCGLAFMGTYGLYDLAWYQPPIFWTLGYLLCWIVTIPTHVLVWYTDLKYGSNGWLGIFLHTVTEGTLASAVLYGLAYVLFGPVMVPYLVFLLSTYVLHTFHAPVLHICVREHQSFSSWKKALNIPPILLHMPYETRGEIVSVSAESRAVSVKTTSGKSIVKKKFADAITLLGERQGIQTHRSHWVATDFIKARRVDGTSNYVELTTGELVPLAAANIAKVDALLRSAA